From a single Pirellulales bacterium genomic region:
- a CDS encoding sigma-70 family RNA polymerase sigma factor: MSDQSPGETEWIRGVLEQHETALLRYATRLTGDPEHARDIVQETFLRLCRVPRATLDGHVGPWLFRVCRQRALDSHRAEQHMPIAATHVIDGHICQEAGPAERMERKDESHHVLELLALLPANQQEVVHLRFQAGLSYRQISEVTGLSVSNVGFLLHTALARLREQTNATDAHGNAVHVKGALNGNSLAGTSSNRERLSSERLDGEQWGAVR; the protein is encoded by the coding sequence ATGAGCGATCAGTCGCCAGGCGAAACGGAATGGATCCGCGGCGTGCTCGAACAGCACGAGACAGCGCTGTTGCGCTATGCCACGCGGCTGACGGGCGACCCAGAACACGCCAGAGATATTGTCCAGGAAACCTTCTTGCGTCTGTGTCGCGTCCCGCGGGCCACGCTCGACGGGCATGTCGGCCCGTGGCTGTTCCGTGTCTGCCGGCAACGGGCTTTGGATTCTCATCGTGCGGAGCAACATATGCCAATTGCAGCCACGCACGTAATCGACGGTCACATCTGCCAAGAGGCAGGTCCGGCCGAGCGCATGGAACGCAAGGACGAGTCGCACCACGTACTTGAGCTGTTGGCCTTGTTGCCGGCGAATCAGCAGGAGGTAGTTCATCTTAGATTCCAGGCCGGCCTCAGCTATCGCCAAATCAGCGAGGTCACTGGACTCAGCGTTTCCAACGTCGGCTTCTTGTTACACACGGCACTTGCCCGCTTGCGAGAGCAGACAAATGCCACGGACGCCCATGGCAATGCTGTACACGTTAAGGGGGCATTGAATGGAAATTCGTTGGCGGGTACATCGTCGAACCGCGAGCGGCTCAGTAGTGAACGATTGGACGGCGAGCAATGGGGCGCTGTGAGATGA